A genomic region of Gemmata massiliana contains the following coding sequences:
- a CDS encoding branched-chain amino acid aminotransferase translates to MAGPALPMDDRDGVIWYNGALVPWREAKAHVLVHSLHYGNSVFEGERIYNGKVFKLTEHSQRLVKSAKMLAYDLPYSVEELDTATKLVVSENKLDSGYVRPLAWRGAEVIGVSAVGTKTHVMIAAFPWGAYYGQKAIKLITSRWKRPSPESSPAGSKAAGLYIICTLAKDEALAAGVQDALMHDYKGRLSEATGANLFLVINGELHTPTTETILNGITRLTVMDLARKRGIKVTEREIWPNELANASEVFLTGTAVEVQPVSAIDKQEFEVGPITQQLIADYSVLVRS, encoded by the coding sequence ATGGCCGGTCCTGCACTGCCGATGGACGATCGCGACGGCGTCATTTGGTACAACGGTGCCCTCGTCCCGTGGCGCGAGGCCAAGGCCCACGTCCTCGTTCACAGCCTCCATTACGGCAACAGCGTGTTCGAGGGCGAGCGCATCTACAACGGTAAGGTGTTCAAGCTCACCGAGCACTCGCAGCGGCTCGTCAAGTCCGCCAAAATGCTGGCCTACGACCTGCCGTACTCCGTGGAGGAGCTCGATACCGCGACCAAGCTTGTCGTCAGCGAGAACAAGCTCGATTCCGGCTACGTGCGCCCGCTCGCGTGGCGCGGGGCCGAGGTGATCGGGGTGTCCGCGGTCGGGACGAAGACTCACGTGATGATCGCGGCATTCCCGTGGGGGGCGTACTACGGCCAAAAGGCGATCAAACTAATTACGAGCCGGTGGAAGCGCCCCAGTCCCGAAAGCTCCCCCGCCGGGAGCAAGGCCGCGGGTCTGTACATCATCTGCACGCTCGCGAAAGACGAGGCGCTCGCGGCCGGCGTGCAGGACGCGCTCATGCACGACTACAAGGGGCGGCTCTCCGAAGCCACCGGCGCGAACCTGTTCCTCGTGATTAACGGCGAACTGCACACGCCCACCACGGAAACGATCCTGAACGGGATCACGCGGTTGACCGTGATGGACCTCGCCCGCAAGCGCGGGATCAAGGTCACGGAGCGCGAGATTTGGCCGAACGAACTCGCGAACGCGAGCGAAGTGTTCCTCACCGGGACCGCGGTCGAGGTGCAGCCGGTGTCGGCCATCGACAAGCAGGAGTTCGAAGTCGGGCCGATCACGCAAC
- the lptB gene encoding LPS export ABC transporter ATP-binding protein — MPLLEVEGLVKYYGNRAVVNGVSFSVDPGEVVGLLGPNGAGKTTSFRMATGQIQPNEGKVTFNDEDVTSLPMYQRARRGMGYLSQEPSVFRKLSVEGNLLAILEALPRSRKLGRRLSRAERWERTNEALTRFKLDPVRKTTAGRCSGGEKRRLEIARCLVCEPMLILLDEPFAAVDPITTEDIRRNIRELADSGIGILITDHNVREVFRTADRVYLITAGKVVTRGTPMELVNDPIAINAYLGRSFEEDGFTRHFDARAAAKKADSSVQTPVLQTPTVPVSRYAPPASRPVATVQAPVSPPPPPPAPARVATVTPPPSTFTFPAAPPAPPSPFTAANTVTPPPVGQALGGPMAAVLELEKIRRAVEGLADDRTLKNSMVELAARGTAAIPALLEALERRDATLRQRAFEVLKFVTKDTNSVLEYDADAAPETRLRQVAHLRAKLEPRR; from the coding sequence ATGCCGCTGTTGGAAGTCGAGGGGTTGGTCAAGTATTACGGCAACCGGGCCGTGGTGAACGGCGTGTCGTTCTCCGTGGACCCGGGCGAAGTGGTCGGGCTGCTCGGTCCCAACGGGGCCGGGAAGACGACCAGTTTCCGCATGGCGACCGGACAGATCCAGCCGAACGAAGGCAAGGTTACGTTCAACGACGAGGATGTAACATCCCTCCCGATGTACCAGCGCGCGCGCCGCGGAATGGGTTACCTGTCGCAAGAGCCGAGCGTGTTCCGCAAGCTCTCGGTCGAAGGGAACCTGCTCGCGATCCTCGAAGCGCTCCCGCGGAGCCGTAAATTGGGGCGCCGACTCAGCCGCGCCGAGCGCTGGGAGCGGACCAACGAAGCCCTAACCCGGTTCAAACTCGACCCGGTCCGCAAGACCACCGCGGGGCGCTGCTCCGGCGGTGAAAAGCGCCGGCTGGAGATCGCACGCTGCCTCGTGTGCGAGCCGATGCTCATCCTCCTCGACGAGCCGTTCGCCGCGGTCGACCCGATCACCACCGAGGACATCCGGCGGAACATCCGCGAACTCGCCGATTCGGGCATCGGCATCCTCATCACCGACCACAACGTGCGCGAAGTGTTCCGCACCGCGGACCGCGTGTACCTCATTACCGCGGGTAAGGTGGTCACGCGCGGTACGCCGATGGAACTGGTTAACGACCCGATCGCGATCAACGCCTACCTCGGGCGCAGCTTCGAGGAAGACGGATTCACGCGCCACTTCGACGCCCGCGCTGCCGCGAAAAAAGCGGACTCGTCCGTACAAACACCCGTCCTGCAAACACCTACAGTTCCGGTTTCTCGTTACGCGCCGCCCGCGAGCCGACCAGTCGCTACTGTTCAGGCTCCGGTGTCCCCACCGCCTCCGCCACCTGCTCCGGCGCGGGTGGCAACGGTCACACCCCCTCCGTCCACGTTCACATTCCCGGCGGCTCCACCCGCGCCACCGTCGCCGTTCACTGCGGCCAACACGGTCACACCGCCGCCGGTGGGTCAAGCCCTCGGAGGGCCGATGGCCGCGGTGCTGGAACTCGAAAAGATCCGCCGCGCGGTCGAAGGGTTGGCCGACGACCGCACATTGAAAAACTCGATGGTGGAGCTCGCCGCTCGCGGAACTGCAGCCATCCCCGCGCTACTCGAAGCGCTGGAACGTCGCGACGCGACCCTGCGCCAACGTGCGTTCGAGGTGCTGAAATTCGTCACGAAAGACACGAACAGCGTGCTCGAATACGACGCGGACGCCGCACCCGAAACGCGGCTCCGCCAGGTCGCTCACCTCCGGGCCAAACTGGAGCCGCGTCGATAG
- a CDS encoding glycosyltransferase family 2 protein — protein MQSEVPNGFDTAADRPQDALMSQVRTAPIEARVPRPSRPDVPDVSVCIANWNCVELLRKCLRSLFDQAQGARFEVVIADNGSTDGAADMVASEFPNVVLIRNSDNRGFARASNQAAAAARGRYFFFLNNDTLVPANTLRKFLDLAESRPDVGMFGPRLRGADGAFQISYRQRPTLAALLHRINLLRWTGLFRKAYYDYRRATFDPTQERSVEVLMGAAVFLSREVFEASGRWDEEYHFGVEDIDLSMQVSRRGPPMFVPQVEIVHYGRAAGRNNVHFAAPNVAIGYVHYFRKSGTSRAALFAYKALVTLDAPLQIGQKLLEAGWRSVTGRRVKARKSVLAVRGLWAFLRHELVRFWKA, from the coding sequence GTGCAATCCGAAGTGCCGAACGGATTCGACACGGCAGCCGACCGACCGCAGGATGCGCTCATGTCCCAGGTGCGGACCGCACCGATCGAAGCCCGCGTGCCGCGCCCGTCCCGGCCGGACGTACCGGACGTGTCCGTGTGCATCGCCAACTGGAATTGCGTCGAATTGCTGCGCAAGTGCCTGCGCTCCCTCTTCGATCAGGCACAGGGCGCCCGGTTCGAGGTGGTGATCGCGGACAACGGCTCGACCGACGGCGCGGCCGACATGGTCGCGTCCGAGTTCCCGAACGTGGTGCTGATCCGCAATTCGGACAATCGCGGGTTCGCGCGGGCCAGCAACCAAGCTGCTGCCGCTGCGCGCGGCCGGTACTTCTTCTTCCTGAACAACGACACGCTGGTCCCCGCGAATACGCTGCGGAAGTTCCTCGACCTCGCTGAGTCACGCCCGGACGTTGGCATGTTCGGCCCGCGGCTCCGCGGTGCGGACGGGGCGTTCCAGATCTCGTACCGCCAGCGCCCCACGCTCGCGGCGCTGTTACACCGCATCAACTTGCTCCGCTGGACCGGGCTGTTCCGCAAGGCTTATTACGACTACCGCCGCGCCACGTTCGACCCGACGCAGGAACGCTCGGTCGAGGTGCTCATGGGCGCGGCCGTGTTCCTCTCGCGCGAAGTGTTCGAGGCGAGCGGCCGGTGGGACGAGGAGTACCACTTCGGTGTCGAGGACATCGACCTGTCCATGCAGGTCAGTCGGCGCGGGCCGCCGATGTTCGTCCCGCAGGTCGAAATCGTTCACTACGGGCGCGCGGCCGGGCGGAATAACGTCCACTTCGCGGCGCCGAACGTGGCCATCGGTTACGTCCACTACTTCCGCAAGTCCGGAACGAGCCGCGCCGCCCTGTTCGCGTACAAGGCACTCGTGACCCTCGACGCGCCACTGCAAATCGGCCAGAAACTGCTCGAAGCCGGCTGGCGCTCCGTGACAGGCCGGCGCGTGAAGGCGCGCAAGAGCGTGCTCGCGGTCCGCGGGCTGTGGGCGTTCCTGCGGCACGAACTCGTCCGCTTCTGGAAGGCGTGA
- a CDS encoding class I SAM-dependent methyltransferase, with amino-acid sequence MRTRDLLQFVPGLSRLVRVLDARERESRLLTEECWRLANENHRLKAASGKPRVKRSAPREETPIPPDVLRLMVAGTDDAEWFLTAGQRAAESLTALLAKNGIRIEQCDRILDFGCGCGRVIRHLRHLPAELHGCDSNPVGVEWCAENLPFGQFAVNALESPLPYDDGSFDLVYAFSVFTHLPLPLQTHWMHELRRVLKPGGAAVISLHGDAMLGRMTRAERADYRAGRFVVRGGDLAGTNHCATFHPPQFVRTVLADGFEVLDMAPEGAKGNPPQDAWVLRRI; translated from the coding sequence ATGCGAACCCGCGACTTGTTGCAATTCGTCCCCGGTTTGTCGCGCCTCGTGCGGGTACTCGACGCACGCGAGCGCGAGAGCCGCTTGCTCACCGAAGAGTGCTGGCGCCTCGCGAACGAGAACCACCGGCTGAAAGCCGCTTCGGGCAAGCCTCGTGTGAAGCGTTCCGCACCCCGCGAAGAGACGCCGATCCCACCCGACGTACTGCGCCTGATGGTGGCAGGGACCGACGACGCGGAGTGGTTCCTTACCGCGGGTCAGCGTGCGGCGGAATCGCTCACGGCACTGCTCGCGAAGAACGGCATCCGCATCGAACAGTGTGACCGTATCCTCGATTTCGGGTGCGGCTGCGGGCGCGTGATTCGGCACTTGCGCCATCTGCCCGCCGAGTTACACGGGTGCGACTCGAACCCGGTCGGGGTGGAGTGGTGCGCGGAGAACTTGCCATTCGGTCAGTTCGCGGTCAACGCACTGGAATCGCCGCTACCCTACGACGACGGCTCCTTCGACCTCGTTTACGCCTTCTCGGTGTTCACGCACCTGCCGCTGCCGCTGCAAACGCACTGGATGCACGAACTGCGTCGCGTGCTGAAGCCCGGTGGCGCGGCGGTGATTTCGCTCCACGGCGACGCGATGCTCGGACGCATGACGCGCGCCGAACGCGCAGACTATCGCGCCGGGCGGTTCGTTGTGCGCGGGGGTGACCTCGCTGGAACGAATCACTGTGCCACGTTCCACCCGCCGCAATTCGTGCGAACCGTGCTGGCCGACGGCTTCGAGGTGTTGGACATGGCCCCCGAAGGCGCGAAGGGAAATCCCCCGCAAGACGCCTGGGTGCTGCGTCGCATTTAG
- a CDS encoding alkaline phosphatase family protein yields MPVRSSLSRRGFLAAATAAPLIHSSSALARVAPSATKLPQRVCVVLFDGFGPEYYEASPMPTLKAWAKGGFYKQLKAAMPTVTNTQAAGLCCGVHADEHGITGNSYWDAERDEELFMSDPNLLTSATLFQRAARFGVRSALVSAKQKTVSLLKQGTSYAVGSQQPPAEAAKKYGTPPDIYSADVNYWVWNIAIDLIKNHPKFGLLFVHTTDYPMHKFAPEAADSRAHLSKIDSFLKEAAEADPDMAFIIVPDHGMNAKTTVVNLNKALMERGTPVKIAMSAERDQYPRHHGGYGGTAFIYLNSPKDADKVIKSLKDIEGVEDVLTRDEAAKKHRLNPHRIGDLWVTATKRVVFGHSMKKREELPKDYRSHGSAHEQDIPCFIHRFAGKLPDKEAFATNVDMAKFLYQGT; encoded by the coding sequence ATGCCAGTACGCTCTTCACTCTCGCGCCGCGGGTTCCTCGCTGCCGCCACCGCTGCTCCCCTAATTCACTCTTCGAGCGCACTTGCGCGAGTCGCGCCTTCCGCGACCAAACTCCCGCAGCGGGTGTGCGTCGTGCTCTTCGATGGCTTCGGTCCTGAATACTACGAAGCCTCCCCGATGCCGACGCTGAAAGCATGGGCGAAGGGCGGGTTCTACAAGCAACTCAAGGCCGCGATGCCGACCGTGACGAACACGCAAGCGGCGGGGTTGTGCTGCGGTGTCCACGCGGACGAACACGGTATCACGGGCAATTCGTACTGGGACGCGGAGCGCGACGAAGAGCTCTTCATGTCCGACCCCAACCTGCTCACCAGCGCGACTCTCTTTCAGCGCGCGGCACGGTTCGGGGTACGGTCCGCACTCGTTTCCGCGAAGCAAAAAACCGTCTCGCTCTTGAAGCAGGGAACCAGCTACGCGGTCGGTTCGCAGCAACCGCCGGCCGAGGCCGCGAAGAAGTACGGCACGCCGCCGGACATCTATTCGGCGGACGTGAACTACTGGGTGTGGAACATCGCGATCGACCTTATCAAGAACCACCCGAAGTTCGGGCTGCTGTTCGTCCACACCACCGACTACCCGATGCACAAGTTTGCCCCGGAAGCCGCCGACTCGCGTGCGCACCTGAGCAAGATCGATTCGTTCCTGAAAGAAGCCGCCGAAGCCGATCCGGACATGGCGTTCATCATCGTGCCGGACCACGGCATGAACGCGAAAACCACCGTGGTGAACCTGAATAAGGCGCTTATGGAGCGCGGAACGCCGGTGAAGATCGCGATGTCGGCCGAGCGCGACCAGTACCCGCGTCACCACGGCGGGTACGGCGGCACCGCGTTCATCTACTTGAACAGTCCCAAGGACGCGGACAAGGTCATCAAGTCACTGAAGGACATCGAAGGCGTTGAGGACGTGTTGACCCGCGACGAGGCCGCGAAGAAGCACCGGCTGAACCCGCACCGGATCGGCGATTTGTGGGTGACCGCGACGAAACGGGTGGTGTTCGGCCACTCGATGAAAAAGCGCGAGGAGTTGCCGAAGGACTACCGCTCGCACGGCTCCGCGCACGAGCAAGACATCCCGTGTTTTATTCACCGCTTTGCCGGGAAACTGCCGGACAAGGAAGCGTTCGCCACGAACGTGGACATGGCGAAGTTCCTCTACCAGGGAACGTGA
- a CDS encoding 3'-5' exonuclease gives MPLAETNTRPASADPGTRTAFLVVNSASAPDGRLLAAVKYPGENLSPEDAIARASESGEPLPVTFQVPVCVCVLRVGPDFSLLNFKCLDEPHFRPREIVNQFWFGVTHYKARLVTFNGRGFDLPLLELAAFRYGIQARDYYLARDRYRGPIDLTDWFTNFGACRLPGDLDVLAKLLGKPGKSVEQVPTGGSIQEINDRCLCDTLDTYFVFLRTRVLTGDLSSEQETELVVNAKSLLREKAAESTVLGRYLDNWTEFASV, from the coding sequence ATGCCACTTGCCGAAACGAATACGCGCCCGGCGTCCGCGGACCCCGGCACACGGACCGCGTTCCTGGTGGTGAACAGTGCGAGCGCTCCGGACGGCCGGTTGCTCGCGGCCGTGAAGTACCCCGGCGAGAACCTGTCCCCGGAAGACGCGATCGCACGAGCCAGTGAATCGGGCGAACCGCTGCCGGTCACCTTCCAGGTACCGGTGTGCGTGTGCGTCCTCCGCGTGGGGCCGGACTTCAGCCTGCTCAACTTTAAGTGCCTCGACGAGCCGCACTTCCGACCGCGCGAGATCGTAAACCAGTTCTGGTTCGGGGTGACACACTACAAAGCCCGGCTCGTGACCTTCAACGGGCGCGGGTTCGATCTGCCACTGTTGGAACTGGCCGCATTCCGTTACGGCATCCAGGCACGTGACTACTATCTCGCACGCGACCGCTACCGCGGCCCCATCGACCTGACCGACTGGTTCACGAACTTCGGCGCGTGCCGCTTGCCCGGCGACCTCGATGTCCTCGCAAAACTACTTGGCAAACCCGGCAAGTCAGTGGAGCAAGTGCCGACCGGCGGGTCCATTCAGGAGATCAACGACCGGTGCCTGTGCGACACGCTCGACACCTACTTCGTGTTCCTGCGTACGCGCGTTCTGACAGGCGATTTGAGTTCGGAACAGGAAACTGAACTCGTTGTAAACGCCAAATCGCTGCTCCGTGAAAAAGCGGCGGAAAGCACCGTTCTCGGGCGTTACCTCGACAACTGGACCGAGTTCGCATCGGTTTAA
- a CDS encoding MFS transporter codes for MNPTELPPGAPVPPAPHAPKKSALLIVWLVVFIDLLGFGIVLPVLPRQAKPYLDALAFSDVSRGAVIGVLFSVFSLMQFVFSPMWGRISDWVGRRPVLFISLLGSVIFYALYGVAVSLPTTQAELALGLMLFARIGAGIAGASVGTAAAVIADCTTPDKRAKGMALIGIAFGAGFTLGPLIAYFGLALFAREPWGVGALASGLSLIALLVAIAIFKETRDPNNKAAKEFFSLAKTREVLAMPTVGTLVLIYFLAIFAFGNFEATLAQFTDKVFGLKDDDNFLVFAFVGAVLMVAGGSYRPMVKKRSEAGLLKFGVGAMAIGLTGVGVVAYLVLGSDGSSSDIAKPLFYVAMSIAVIGFAFVNPSVSALVSKRSDPARQGEVLGVNQSFASLGRILGPFLGSVLFDAHPSRTLPYLGAVLALLVVAALLPRLKGKEEPQTSTDKAKA; via the coding sequence ATGAATCCCACCGAATTGCCGCCCGGCGCGCCCGTGCCTCCCGCCCCCCACGCGCCCAAGAAATCCGCACTTCTGATCGTGTGGCTGGTCGTATTCATCGACTTGCTCGGGTTCGGCATCGTCCTGCCTGTGCTCCCGCGTCAGGCGAAGCCGTACCTCGATGCGCTCGCGTTCTCGGACGTGTCGCGTGGGGCTGTGATCGGCGTGCTGTTCTCGGTGTTTTCGCTGATGCAGTTTGTGTTCTCGCCGATGTGGGGGCGCATTTCGGACTGGGTCGGCCGACGCCCGGTGCTTTTTATTAGCTTGCTCGGTTCGGTGATCTTCTACGCCCTCTATGGGGTCGCGGTTTCGCTCCCCACCACCCAGGCGGAACTCGCGCTGGGGCTGATGCTATTCGCGCGCATCGGGGCCGGTATCGCGGGTGCGAGTGTGGGGACCGCGGCGGCCGTGATCGCGGACTGCACCACACCCGATAAGCGTGCGAAGGGGATGGCCCTCATCGGGATCGCGTTCGGGGCCGGGTTCACGCTCGGGCCGCTCATCGCGTACTTCGGGCTGGCGCTGTTCGCGCGGGAGCCGTGGGGCGTGGGGGCGCTCGCGTCCGGCTTGTCGCTGATCGCGTTACTCGTTGCGATCGCGATTTTTAAGGAAACGCGCGACCCGAACAACAAAGCGGCCAAGGAGTTCTTCAGCCTTGCGAAGACGCGCGAGGTGCTCGCGATGCCGACCGTGGGCACGCTGGTGCTGATCTACTTCCTCGCGATCTTCGCGTTCGGCAACTTCGAGGCCACGCTCGCGCAGTTCACGGATAAGGTGTTCGGACTGAAGGACGACGACAACTTCCTGGTGTTCGCGTTCGTCGGCGCGGTGCTGATGGTCGCGGGCGGGTCGTACCGGCCAATGGTGAAGAAGCGTTCCGAGGCCGGGCTGCTCAAGTTCGGTGTCGGGGCGATGGCGATCGGGCTTACCGGTGTTGGGGTTGTGGCTTACCTCGTGCTCGGCTCAGACGGGAGTTCGAGCGACATTGCGAAGCCCCTGTTCTACGTCGCGATGTCGATCGCGGTAATCGGGTTCGCGTTCGTGAACCCGTCCGTCTCGGCGCTCGTGTCGAAGCGCTCGGACCCGGCGCGACAGGGCGAGGTTCTGGGCGTGAACCAGTCGTTCGCGTCGCTCGGGCGCATCCTCGGGCCGTTCCTCGGATCGGTCTTGTTCGACGCCCACCCCTCGCGCACACTACCATACTTGGGCGCGGTACTTGCGCTGCTCGTTGTCGCGGCATTACTCCCGCGGTTGAAGGGGAAGGAAGAGCCGCAGACGAGCACAGACAAGGCAAAAGCGTGA
- a CDS encoding glycosyltransferase family 9 protein has translation MLDRIEARQIAIIKPSALGDIVHSLPVLTALRTRFPAARITWVVNAGYESLLTGHPDLTDTLPFHRGALKGARALATAWSFAAELRRRQFDLVIDMQGLLRSGLMAWASGAPVRVGFRNAREGSRYTYTHKLGAPRADRAHAVDRMWAVAEAFGVGHLPKTFRVPLQPGELTASQNELAALPRPWIAVAVGAKWLTKRWPVTHFAELLTRAQSHSGGSAVFIGASDDIALSQEVIANLRGPALNLAGKTSLPRLAATLSLADVMIGNDTGPLHLGAALGRPCVAPYTCTRVARHGPYQQAANCVETTVACGGSYLKKCSNMICMPELTADRLWPRLAETLDTWQRAHNSRSA, from the coding sequence ATGCTGGACCGGATCGAAGCGCGACAGATCGCGATCATCAAGCCGAGCGCGCTGGGCGACATCGTTCATTCGCTCCCGGTGTTGACCGCGCTGCGCACGCGATTCCCCGCGGCCCGGATCACATGGGTCGTGAACGCGGGTTACGAATCGCTCCTCACCGGCCACCCCGATCTAACCGACACGCTCCCATTCCATCGCGGCGCGTTGAAAGGGGCTCGCGCTCTTGCGACCGCGTGGTCGTTTGCGGCGGAATTGCGGCGACGGCAATTTGATCTCGTGATTGACATGCAAGGGCTTCTGCGAAGCGGCCTGATGGCGTGGGCGAGCGGCGCACCGGTGCGGGTCGGGTTCCGCAACGCTCGCGAGGGCAGTCGGTACACCTACACGCACAAGTTGGGTGCACCGCGCGCGGACCGGGCGCACGCAGTCGATCGGATGTGGGCCGTTGCCGAGGCGTTCGGTGTCGGGCACCTGCCGAAAACGTTCCGCGTTCCCCTTCAGCCGGGAGAACTCACTGCGTCGCAGAACGAACTTGCTGCTTTGCCGCGTCCGTGGATCGCGGTCGCGGTAGGGGCCAAGTGGCTCACGAAGCGCTGGCCCGTAACGCACTTCGCCGAACTTCTTACCCGCGCGCAGTCGCACTCTGGTGGGTCGGCCGTGTTCATTGGTGCGAGCGACGACATTGCGCTTTCGCAAGAAGTAATCGCGAACCTACGCGGTCCGGCACTGAATCTGGCCGGGAAGACTTCGCTCCCGCGGCTCGCAGCAACACTGTCGCTCGCGGACGTGATGATCGGGAACGATACAGGGCCGCTGCACCTCGGGGCCGCTCTCGGGCGGCCGTGCGTCGCGCCGTACACTTGCACGCGGGTTGCGCGCCACGGTCCGTACCAGCAAGCCGCGAACTGTGTGGAAACAACCGTCGCGTGCGGCGGGAGCTATCTCAAGAAATGCAGTAACATGATCTGCATGCCGGAACTCACCGCGGACCGGCTCTGGCCCCGCCTGGCGGAGACCCTGGATACATGGCAACGAGCACACAATTCCCGTTCCGCCTGA
- a CDS encoding Maf family protein: MATSTQFPFRLILASGSWGRKWLMEQAGYHFEVKPSNIDEPTEARLGDCRHYVGELAWLKAEAVALGESDGLIIAADTVGWLHGKVIGKPEDEADARRIIKALAGTVHELWTGVCLWLRPGDRQICWQERSLVRMSALSDAEIDAYLKTRKWEGCSGAYSIEFPHDPYLTIEEGSVSNVVGLPMESLEQALEWMRVIRGTR; this comes from the coding sequence ATGGCAACGAGCACACAATTCCCGTTCCGCCTGATCCTCGCGAGCGGCTCGTGGGGCCGCAAGTGGCTGATGGAGCAGGCCGGTTACCACTTTGAAGTCAAACCGTCCAATATCGACGAACCGACGGAAGCCCGGCTCGGCGACTGCCGGCACTACGTCGGCGAACTCGCGTGGCTGAAGGCCGAAGCCGTTGCGCTCGGTGAGTCCGACGGGTTAATCATCGCCGCGGACACGGTGGGGTGGTTGCACGGTAAGGTGATCGGCAAGCCGGAAGACGAGGCCGACGCCCGGCGCATCATCAAGGCGCTGGCCGGGACCGTTCACGAACTCTGGACGGGTGTGTGCCTCTGGCTCCGCCCCGGCGACCGACAAATTTGCTGGCAGGAGCGGAGCCTCGTGCGCATGAGCGCACTTTCTGATGCCGAGATCGATGCTTACCTGAAAACGCGAAAGTGGGAGGGGTGCAGCGGGGCGTACTCGATCGAGTTCCCGCACGACCCGTATTTGACGATCGAAGAGGGGAGCGTGAGCAACGTCGTCGGCCTGCCGATGGAATCGCTGGAACAGGCCCTGGAATGGATGCGTGTTATTCGCGGCACGCGGTGA
- a CDS encoding phenylalanine--tRNA ligase subunit alpha has protein sequence MADATPLDDLKQLEGQALTQLQQCADETALRAWNTQYFGDKGVMKAAMSKLSGIPKEQKPAFGAEMNRIKAAITTAYEAALADTKEKALQVSLTTNPLDVTLPGRAPARGRLHPATQILRQIYSIFADLGFQVYRTREVETDELNFEFLNMPAHHPARDMWDTFFTTTPGVVLRTHTSPGQIHVMREAAGKPVRVILPGMCYRNEAISTRSEIQFYQVEGLVVGEGVTMADLKGTITAFARRMFGPERQVRIRSSYFPFTEPSIEVDIDWPKDDPNRDRLTKGTGWLEILGAGMVHPNVLRAGGYDPEKVTGFAFGMGPQRMLMLKHAIDDIRLFWQNDLRFLKQF, from the coding sequence ATGGCCGATGCGACGCCGCTCGACGATTTGAAGCAGCTCGAAGGGCAAGCCCTCACTCAACTTCAGCAATGCGCAGACGAAACCGCGCTCCGCGCCTGGAACACGCAGTATTTTGGCGACAAGGGCGTGATGAAAGCCGCCATGTCGAAGCTCAGCGGTATCCCGAAGGAACAGAAGCCGGCATTCGGGGCAGAAATGAACCGGATCAAGGCCGCGATCACCACGGCTTATGAAGCGGCCCTCGCGGACACGAAGGAGAAGGCACTTCAGGTCAGTCTGACGACGAACCCGCTCGACGTGACGCTCCCCGGTCGGGCACCGGCGCGGGGGCGGTTGCACCCCGCGACCCAAATCCTCCGGCAAATTTACTCCATCTTCGCCGACCTCGGGTTCCAGGTGTACCGCACCCGTGAGGTCGAAACCGACGAACTGAACTTCGAGTTCCTGAACATGCCCGCGCACCACCCGGCGCGCGACATGTGGGACACGTTCTTCACCACCACGCCGGGCGTCGTGCTCCGCACGCACACGTCGCCGGGGCAGATCCACGTGATGCGCGAGGCCGCGGGGAAGCCCGTTCGCGTGATCCTGCCCGGGATGTGCTACCGCAACGAGGCGATCAGCACCCGGAGCGAGATCCAGTTCTACCAGGTGGAGGGCTTGGTGGTCGGCGAGGGCGTGACGATGGCCGACCTGAAGGGCACGATCACCGCGTTCGCGCGCCGGATGTTCGGTCCGGAGCGTCAGGTGCGTATCCGCTCCAGCTACTTCCCGTTCACGGAGCCGAGCATCGAGGTGGACATCGACTGGCCGAAGGACGATCCGAACCGCGACCGGCTCACGAAGGGCACCGGGTGGCTGGAGATCCTGGGCGCCGGGATGGTTCACCCGAACGTCCTGCGCGCCGGTGGGTACGATCCGGAAAAGGTGACCGGGTTCGCGTTCGGGATGGGGCCGCAGCGGATGCTGATGCTCAAGCACGCGATCGACGACATCCGCCTCTTCTGGCAGAACGACCTGCGGTTCTTGAAGCAGTTCTGA
- a CDS encoding 6-pyruvoyl trahydropterin synthase family protein, whose amino-acid sequence MFRVTKEIHFCYGHRLLNYAGKCRNLHGHNGKAVVTVETETLDALGMVVDFSEIKRVIGKWIDDTLDHRMLLHRDDPIIAELLRQGEPFVELDANPTAETIARLIFDRAVEHGLPVTEVTLWETENSFATYRPTPGVPTKPVAMREVAGNPAPVPTRA is encoded by the coding sequence ATGTTCAGGGTGACCAAAGAGATCCACTTCTGTTACGGACACCGGCTGCTGAACTACGCCGGCAAGTGCCGGAACCTGCACGGGCACAACGGTAAGGCCGTCGTCACGGTGGAAACCGAGACCCTCGACGCCCTCGGCATGGTGGTGGACTTCTCCGAGATCAAGCGCGTCATCGGGAAGTGGATCGACGACACGCTCGACCACCGCATGCTCCTGCACCGCGACGACCCGATCATCGCGGAACTGCTGCGCCAGGGCGAGCCGTTCGTGGAGTTGGACGCGAACCCGACCGCGGAAACCATCGCGCGCCTGATCTTCGACCGCGCCGTTGAGCACGGCTTGCCCGTGACCGAAGTGACGCTCTGGGAAACTGAGAACTCGTTCGCGACGTACCGGCCCACACCCGGCGTTCCCACCAAGCCGGTCGCGATGCGCGAAGTAGCCGGGAACCCGGCACCGGTCCCCACGCGCGCGTAG